The DNA region GAATCCAGCAATTTGAAGACGCGCTCGCTGGCGGCCATCGCGGCTTGCAGAATGTTGTACTTCTCGCTGAGGTCCTGAATGGGGCGGAAGAACCTCTGGGCATATTGGATGAACGCGATAAGGATGCCGAGCGTGACTGTGGCTCCCGGTGCGCGCATGGGATGCAGAAGGTATTCGTAGAATGGCAGTCCCGCAGCGAGAGGAGCGCCGGTGAAGAGCGCACTGATGCCGCCGCGCCAGATGACCAGCGCAATGGCGATGGAACTCAGCAATTCGACCGCTGGATAGTAAAGCGCGTAGGCGAAGATGGCGTCTTTGAAGGCATCCATGTGCAGACGATTAACCGAGGCGAACTCATCGAAGGCGTGCTGCTGGCGGTTGAAGAGTTGCACGATGGACATGCCGCTGACATGTTCCTGCATGTAACTGTTGATTCGAGCTATTGCTGAGCGAATACGGCGATAGCTCTCGCGTACATGTTTGCGGAAGATCCCGGTGATGTAGAGAATCGCCGGTAAGACGGCGAGCGTCAGCAGCGCCAGCGGCCAGCTCATGCGCAGCATGATGATGATGATGAAGGCGAGGACGAATACGTCTTCGAAGATCGCAAGGACGCCCGAGGTAAACATCTCGTTCAGGGCGTCTACATCGGAGGTCACGCGGGTGACCAGTTTGCCGACGGGGTTGTGGTCGAAGAAGCCGGGATGCATGCGCTGGAGATGGCGGAAGATCTGGCTGCGCAGATCGAACATGATCTTTTGGCCAGTCCACTGCATCAGGTAGGTCTGGACAAATTCGAGGACGTAGGTAATCAGCAGTGCGCTCAGGTAAAGCAGCCCCAGTTGGGTGATGCCTTTCATGGGCTGCGGACTGAGGTGGTGGGCCAGCCAGGAAAGCTTCTCCGGCGGCGTGTGAGTCATGTAGGTGTCGACGGCCACTTTGACGAGGTAGGGTCCGACCACGTCAGTTCCGGCTTTAAAGATGATGGCGACGGCGGAGAGGGCCGTCTGCAGCTTATATGGGCGCAGATAGGTCAGTAGACGGCGCATGAGGCGGCTGTCGTAGGCTTTGCCGACGATATCGTCGTCGTGGGCTGCCTTCTTTGCGGCTTCCTTGTCCGTCTTTTTGGATTTCTGCTCGTCAGCCATCTAAGTGTCTATTTTAGATGGCTGAAGGCTAAAGAGGATTCCAGAGAAACACTATTGTTCCGCGGAGGCGTAGGTTACGCCTATTACCTGACCCGGTCCGGAGGACTGGGCAAAGACAACCACGGACACGTTTTTGGGGTTTGCGTCGGGGGGAGCGGTCAAAGTGGCTTCGATTGGCTTGGAATTGAGATTTTCGAGTTTGCCAATCCGTTGCAAGGATCTGACGACAGCAACGTGGTGCAGTTCGCGTCCGCGGTTCTCCCCGCCGCCGACGCTCGTTGTATCCGAAACATCTACGACCGCGGCATAGAGGTCTGCTTTGGATGATGGGCTTGGGATTGGGGTGGAGACGATGATCTTGACTTTATGCCCATCCACTACTGGTTTTGCAAGCACAAGGGCAATCTTAGATGTCTGGCCCGCGTGAGCGATAGCGCGGAGAGCGTGGGGCGCATCGTTGCCGACAAACTGCTGTGTGCCGTCGACGACCATCTGCGGCGTGTAAATGTCATCGAGCTTGAAGCGAAAACCATAATCATGTTGACGTTCCGTGTATTGGGGTGACGAGAAGCGGTCGCGCCAGCCCAGTTTGTCCCAATAATCTACGTGCTCGCCCAGCACAATAATGTCGACACCGGCGACGGGCTGCTGACTCTCAAGCTGTGCCAGCAAGTCGTCTGCAGGCGGGCAACTGGAGCAGCCTTCCGCCGTAAACAGTTCGACCAGAACCGGAGTGCGGCTTGGCGGTCGATTTGCCTGTGCCGTAGCTGAACGATGAGCCGGCAAAAGGAAAACTGTGAGGGTTGCAGCTGCGGTAAGAGCGTGGAACCACCTGGTTTGCAACATGGTGAATCCTTTCCTGCTACCGGGCGCGTCCATGCCGGGTACGACAGTCAAAAACCATATCCATGAAACAATTACATGTGAAATGCGTTCCAATCATATGACAACTCCTGCGGGGATTTACATTTCGATTCCGTTCTGCAAGGCGAAGTGTACGTTTTGTAACTTTGCCTCAGGAGTGTTTGGTGCCGACCGGATGCAGCCTTATGTCAATCGCATCTGCGACGAAATCGTAGCTGCGCGAGTTGCGGCCGAGCGTTTGGGTGCGAGACTGCCAGAGTGTGGGGATTCGCTTTATTTTGGGGGCGGAACCCCCAGTTTACTTAGTGGGTTGCAATTCCGCCAGATCTTTCAGCGTTTGCGGGGCGAGTTCGAGTTGTTGCCAGATGCTGAAATCACCCTTGAGTGCGCGCCCGGCCAGCTTGAGCAGGAGACGCTGGACGAGTTGCTAAGGCAGGGCATGAACCGCGTCAGCTTTGGAGTGCAGTCCTTTGTCGATAAGGAGACTTCGGCTGTGGGGCGTCTCCATACGCGGTTGGAGTGCGAGGCGGAGATTGCGCGGATTCGCGCGGCTGGAGTTGAGGACATCAACGTTGATTTGATCGCCGGCCTTCCGTACCAGACACGGGAGAGTTGGCAGTATTCTCTTGGGCAGGTTGTTAATAGTGATGTGCCTCATATCAGCGTTTATATGATGGAGGTCGATGAGGATTCGCGTCTCGGCGAGGAAATGCTCGCCAAGGGAACGCGGTATCATGCGTCGGCTGTTCCGTCCGAGGATGAGAGTGCCGAGTGGTATCAGATGGCATGTGAACAGTTCGACGCGGCGGGACTGAGGCAGTACGAGATCTCGAACTTTGGTCGGTCGGGTCATGCGTCGCGGCATAACCTCAAGTATTGGCAGCGTCAGCCTTATATAGGCTTTGGCCTGGATGCTCATTCGATGCTGGCGACCGATGCGGGTGCGGTGCGGTTTGCGAATACAAGCGATATGGATACTTATCTTGGTAAGGCGGCATCTGCTTTCCCTCAGGTTGGGCAGAATGTTGTTGATCCGGAGTTCGATGTGATAGACCTTGAGCGCGCCTTCGAAGAGTCACTCTTTCTTGGGTTGCGGCTGAACGAAGGTGTCAACCTTCAAGCGCTGCGATGGCAGTTTGGCGAGACGATGGTTCAGGATTCGATGCCGGCGCTTCTGGAAGTGCGGGAAGCCGGTTTGCTGGAACTGGAGAGTGATCGGGCACGTCTGACGGCGCAGGGGCGAATGGTTTCGAATGAGGTCTTCAGCCGCCTTCTTATTCCTGCTGCATGATTTAAGACCGAAGCGAGGAACATGATTGATCTGCGAAGTGACACTGTTACCAGGCCCACGCCCGCGATGCGCGAGGCGATGTTTGCCGCCGAAGTGGGCGATGATGTATACGGCGAGGATCCTACCGTCAATCGGCTGGAACGCGATGCCGCTGAGTTGTTCGGCAGGGAAGCGGCAATCTTTGTGCCGACCGGCACTATGGGAAACCAGATTGCCATTCGTCTTCATACCCAGCATGGGCAGGAAGTCATCTGCGAGTCGCGGGCGCATGTGATGGACTGGGAGATGGCGATGGCCGCGGCGTTCTCGGGTTGCCAGTTGCGCACCGTTGCTGGGCAGCGGGGCATTCTTACATGGGAGCGTATCCAGCAGGCGATCGGGCCGAAGCTCTATTACCGCGCTCGGACCGGCCTGGTTTGTATCGAAAATACGCACAATATGGCTGGAGGCACCGTCACTCCGCTGGCGGTCATGCGGGAGATCTGCGAGGGCGCTCATGCTGCCGGTCTGCCGGTTCATCTTGATGGCGCGCGTGTCTTTAATGCTGCCGCAGCGCTCGGCGTCAGCGTGGCGGAGCTGACCAAGGGTTGCGACACCGTCATGTTTTGCCTGTCGAAGGGCCTCGGTGCTCCAGCGGGCTCCATGCTGGTTGGGAGCAGGGAGGCGATGGAGCGGGCTCGTATCTTCCGCAAGGCGCTTGGCGGCGGGATGAGGCAGGTCGGGGTGCTGGCTGCCGCCGGAATGATTGCGCTGCATGAGATGCCTGCGCGGCTGACCGACGACCATGCCAATGCCCGCTTGCTGGCAGAGGCGGTTGCGGCTGAACCCAATGCGGAGATCGATCTGGACGCCGTCGAGACCAATATCGTCATATTCAATCTTCGGGGCGAGGGCGATGCTGCGGCATTCTGTGCCGGTTTGAAGACGAAGGGTGTATTGGCCAGCGCTATTGGGCCGCACTCCATTCGGTTTGTGACTCACTATGACGTGAACCGTGAGGCTTG from Edaphobacter paludis includes:
- a CDS encoding ABC transporter ATP-binding protein; the encoded protein is MADEQKSKKTDKEAAKKAAHDDDIVGKAYDSRLMRRLLTYLRPYKLQTALSAVAIIFKAGTDVVGPYLVKVAVDTYMTHTPPEKLSWLAHHLSPQPMKGITQLGLLYLSALLITYVLEFVQTYLMQWTGQKIMFDLRSQIFRHLQRMHPGFFDHNPVGKLVTRVTSDVDALNEMFTSGVLAIFEDVFVLAFIIIIMLRMSWPLALLTLAVLPAILYITGIFRKHVRESYRRIRSAIARINSYMQEHVSGMSIVQLFNRQQHAFDEFASVNRLHMDAFKDAIFAYALYYPAVELLSSIAIALVIWRGGISALFTGAPLAAGLPFYEYLLHPMRAPGATVTLGILIAFIQYAQRFFRPIQDLSEKYNILQAAMAASERVFKLLDSEPEILSPPDPSPGDGSGRVEFRNVWFTYQALDEQQRARVASATDEELRGYADIEWILCGVSFVVEPNETAAIVGHTGAGKTTIINLMMRFYDIQRGSILVDGVDVRLQDMHALRRRFAVVLQDPFLFTGTIADNIRLGSKWITDERLQRAADDVNVGDFIRSLPLQFAEPVQERGATLSTGQKQLISFARALAHDPGILILDEATSSVDTDTELRVRNALSRMVTGRTSVLIAHRLSTIQRADTILVMHKGQLRERGTHQELLTHRGLYWKLYQLQYRDQEIPAENVLPSQLSGAVLP
- a CDS encoding DUF1223 domain-containing protein; translated protein: MLQTRWFHALTAAATLTVFLLPAHRSATAQANRPPSRTPVLVELFTAEGCSSCPPADDLLAQLESQQPVAGVDIIVLGEHVDYWDKLGWRDRFSSPQYTERQHDYGFRFKLDDIYTPQMVVDGTQQFVGNDAPHALRAIAHAGQTSKIALVLAKPVVDGHKVKIIVSTPIPSPSSKADLYAAVVDVSDTTSVGGGENRGRELHHVAVVRSLQRIGKLENLNSKPIEATLTAPPDANPKNVSVVVFAQSSGPGQVIGVTYASAEQ
- the hemW gene encoding radical SAM family heme chaperone HemW, which translates into the protein MRSNHMTTPAGIYISIPFCKAKCTFCNFASGVFGADRMQPYVNRICDEIVAARVAAERLGARLPECGDSLYFGGGTPSLLSGLQFRQIFQRLRGEFELLPDAEITLECAPGQLEQETLDELLRQGMNRVSFGVQSFVDKETSAVGRLHTRLECEAEIARIRAAGVEDINVDLIAGLPYQTRESWQYSLGQVVNSDVPHISVYMMEVDEDSRLGEEMLAKGTRYHASAVPSEDESAEWYQMACEQFDAAGLRQYEISNFGRSGHASRHNLKYWQRQPYIGFGLDAHSMLATDAGAVRFANTSDMDTYLGKAASAFPQVGQNVVDPEFDVIDLERAFEESLFLGLRLNEGVNLQALRWQFGETMVQDSMPALLEVREAGLLELESDRARLTAQGRMVSNEVFSRLLIPAA
- a CDS encoding GntG family PLP-dependent aldolase — its product is MIDLRSDTVTRPTPAMREAMFAAEVGDDVYGEDPTVNRLERDAAELFGREAAIFVPTGTMGNQIAIRLHTQHGQEVICESRAHVMDWEMAMAAAFSGCQLRTVAGQRGILTWERIQQAIGPKLYYRARTGLVCIENTHNMAGGTVTPLAVMREICEGAHAAGLPVHLDGARVFNAAAALGVSVAELTKGCDTVMFCLSKGLGAPAGSMLVGSREAMERARIFRKALGGGMRQVGVLAAAGMIALHEMPARLTDDHANARLLAEAVAAEPNAEIDLDAVETNIVIFNLRGEGDAAAFCAGLKTKGVLASAIGPHSIRFVTHYDVNREACRRAAETVVELLRAS